One window of the Lasioglossum baleicum chromosome 8, iyLasBale1, whole genome shotgun sequence genome contains the following:
- the LOC143211590 gene encoding uncharacterized protein LOC143211590 isoform X4 produces MEQPHFPRSLGCTLPGGGARKSVLEQKPSSMEGFHSDPNVARRINDSSRLELSNPRYYAADGIEL; encoded by the coding sequence ATGGAACAACCGCATTTCCCCCGTTCTCTTGGCTGCACTTTGCCGGGCGGAGGCGCACGAAAATCCGTCTTGGAACAAAAGCCAAGTTCGATGGAAGGTTTCCACAGCGATCCGAACGTCGCGCGTCGAATCAACGACTCCTCGAGGCTCGAGTTATCGAATCCGCGATATTACGCAGCAGACGGGATCGAACTTTAA